cgccgcgagaTCTCCGGCTGCTTTTCAGGTATGgtcgccgcctccggcctcgcgccgccgcggctggcGGTCTCCTGCCCGCGTGCGGCggggcgcggctgcggcggacaCCACCGGGTTGGCTTCCTCCGATCCGCTCCCGTGGCGTTGGCGGGGCCCGCGGCCGCGCAGCTCCGGTgctgcgcctccaccgtcgacgacggcgtcgtctccgccgcggcggcccccAAGCCCCGCCTCCCCAGGTAAACCCCCGCGGTGCCTCTGTGCCGGTGTGCCCCACGCGTGGGCGCGTGGCTCGTGGTCCAGTGGTTAAGCACTTTGGCTGCGAGATGTGGCTGGTTGTGTAAAAGTTAAAGAGATCCTACAGTCCGTTCACCTCGCGCAGAAGGTACCATTTGCGTGTTGTTCGATCGCGAACGGTGTTACCattaatgtgatttttgtgCGTACTGCGGGGCTTTCCCCTGGTTTCTGTAAGAATGGTGCGATTTTTCAGTTGGCATGCTGTTGATTTAGCCTGGGTTTTGACTTAAATCACGCATGCTGCTCAATGTGCTTTGGTTGTTCAGTGGTAGAGGGTTTTAGGTGGGAAATTTGCCGTTGCCTGTGATGATTGTTCATTTATTAGGTTGGTCGGATCGGAGTGCCACCGGGACTTTCCTTATAATCTTGTACTAGGGGTTTATGTGGGCTTCTTATTGTCGAAATGCACTAGTTTTATGTAGTCAGATTGCTATAACTGCTCAGAATCTCTGATATTTTGATACTCCATTGAGATATTTTGATACCCCATTGCTGATGTGAATTTGCCTCAACTCGTTTATTGTTACTATGTGTGACCGGAATAGGCCGTTTCCGTGTATAGCGGAAGAATGGTACCTCATGGTTCCTCTTATTATAGACCAGCATTGTCATTAAATGTGGTGGCAAATGATGCAGTTGATGTACCTTTCACTGTATTGCAGCACTATTGCTATGGTTGGTCCAACAGCACTGGTTGGACTTACTCGTTGATCTGCACTTTTTTTGTTAAGGAGTCTAAATTATTTTCGACTGTGGAATGAACTCATAAAATTAATGGGAACCTGTAGGGTCGTCGGTATGGGTTCAAAACTCATTGGATGCGGATCGGCCACTCCATCGCTTAGCGTTTCAAATGATGACCTTTCTAAAATAGTTGAAACATCAGATGAATGGATCGCAGCACGGACTGGGATTCGGAATAGGCGAGTTCTTTCAGGTACTTCTAGTTCACCTTATTCCATCGAGTTTCATGACAAGTTAGTTTCATTAGCGTCAGTTGTGCCTCCTCTATGTGGATGCATAATAAATATTTGTGGCACATCATCATAGTTGATTGGTACATCACACCACCATTGATGATTGAAGTATTTTTACATCGTGGACTTGTTGATTCTATGAAGAATGTTGATAGATTATAGATGAACATATGTTCTGCTACAAGGCATTTTTGTGTCTATGGTCTAGGCTTAACAGCATCATTCAGATACCATGGCTCACAGACTATGTACGAAGATAGATAAGAGTGAATTTTGATAATTTGCTGTTACCAAAGTAAAACTCCAGTAAACATGTATCTTGTTACTGTTCCAAGATTGTATATAAACAGCGTGGCACTTTTCACATATTTATTCTAGTTATCTTTAATACAATAGATGTGAACCACACCATTGAAAGTTGGTCTTTTGTGTTGTGAACGTATTATGATCAATAGCTATTCAGGTGTGCAGCGTGCTTCATTTGTTTATTCTCAGGAGTAATTTATAGTTTTCATGTTTAGGAAATGAGACACTGCGCGAGCTTTCAGTACAGGCAGCAAAAAAAGCTCTTGAGATGGCTCAAGTAAATGCTGATGATGTTGACCTTGTTCTCCTTTGCACGTCTACCCCAGATGATCTGTTTGGAGGTGCTGCTCAGGTATGGCTAGAAATATGCATTAgcattgtactatattgtagtAGTTATCGTTCACATGTTTTCTTACTACTACTTACTAAAAATATTAAGAGAAAGTAATTATCTCTCAACCTAATATATGTCTTCAAAGATCAGAATTGCATGACATTCCCAATTGCAAGTAAGAATATTAGTATGTTAGATGTAAATTATGTTATGTTCTGTAAAGTAATGATATTGGCCCCAATCCCATGGACCATGGTCTTGTGTGTATTTACTTCTTAATTAGTTTTACATGTATGCCACCTGTGGGTATTGTGCGAGTTACTGCTTATTCCTGGTTTTGATTAAAGTCATCTCATTCTTGATAATCTACATCtgtttgtattttaatgtatagcATAACTAGAGTGGAATGGGGTTTTCTTTAGCGTTAGGTTTATTCAATGAATTGTTGTTCAACTCCAGTTGCTAGTATATATTTCATGTTGGAGATTGACACTTTTATATTTACTCCCTGACCACTAGTTTTTCTATTATGAGTCTTTTTATCCTTAGGAGACATTGAGTGGTAGAGGTATATTCTACTGTTAATCACGATGTATGTACTCCCAAGGAATAGGACCATAAAAATATCTCCTGTTACACTCCCATCTGTTGACTTGTTTTCTCTGTTTTAGACAAACATCTTAAATTTTGACCTCTAATATGTAACAAACAATTGAGATTGATCATGTGAAATGGTAGCATAGAAGTTTTTTTGTGGGAAAGATTcaaaatattattaaatttataCATAGCTATTAAAATGTTACGACAACAAGGTGTTGGAGATCACGATAGTATCCAAAACATCATATATTCTTGAATAGAGGAGTATTATGTTGTTATACATGAAGGTAAGTATATATTACGAAAGTGTGTTTCATATTATATCCTGCAATACACACTTGACCAATCTCGATAATTTTTGACATACTGATGGTCAAACTAAAATGTTTGGTTGCACATTTGTATTACTTCCTATATGTAGCATCAGATGGAGTAgctataaaataatatatacacAATAACACAATGAATCCGGTCTTTGTATCTTTCTTATTTCCTTCTATGTTTTCTTGCCTGTTTAGTATTTTAATCGCTTTGAACTACATCTACCAGTAAAACTATAAATTCCCATCATAAATGTATATTGATTTATTAACTTGACTGCTCTCTtatgttcttttaaaaaaagatgtgCACAATTTTGCATTAAAAACATCTGGTAAAAATATAAACAGGTGCTGGCGGAGGTGGGATGCGCAAATGCATTTGGCTTTGATATCACTGCTGCATGTAGTGGGTTTATTATTGGTTTAATTACGGCTACTCGTTTTATCAAAggtaactcttttttttttccttgtgagGATTGTTGGCTATCAAACACTCACAGGAGGTTGTTGTTGTCACCTTGTTCGATTAATATATGACAATTTCGTAGGTGGAGGCATCCGGAATATTCTAGTAATTGGTGCCGATGCTCTTTCACAATTTGTGGATTGGACAGACAGAGGTACATGCATCCTCTTTGGTGATGCTGCTGGTGCTGTTTTGGTTCAGGTATTTGTTACTTTTGCTGAAATATCGATATGCTTTCCACTATCCACCAAATTATTACTCCGTACTAAGTATGAGCGTCCCATGCTTAAGTTGGTTTTCATAGACCATTGTTgggcaaacatgataatttaTATATTGCAACTGTATAGTGGTACGCATTGTACACAATCTTTTGCAAGTTATTTAATTCACAGTTTTTCAGGCATGCAGTGCTGATGAAGATGGCTTGCTAGGTTTTTGCGTTCAAAGTGATGGCAACGGACAAAAGTGtgacttcttttaatatttaacTGAGATCACATTTCTGCTACCATGTCTTATTAATTTCTCTGTTTACCTATTTTAGGCACTTAAATTGTGTCTCGTCGCATGTTGAGTCTATCCTGTCGAAGACCAATGGTGTCCCTAGCTTCCCACCTAAAAAGGCAACCTTCTCCAACATTGAAATGAATGGAAAGGAGGTTTTTCGCTTTGCTGTGCGATGTGTGCCACAATCTATTGAGAAGGCATTGGAAGAGGCTGGTTTACCTGCTTCCAGTATTGATTGGTTGTTGCTGCATCAAGTGAGTATCTTTATATCGATGAATTTACTTTGACCGGAAGCATCAATCTAATTGACCTGCCATTTTACAGGCTAATCAGCGGATTATTGATGCTGCTGCCAGTAGGTTGGATATCCCATCTGACAAAGTTATTTCAAATCTTGCTAATTACGGAAACACCAGTGCGGCCTCAATTCCATTAGCATTAGATGAGGCTGTTCGAGCTGGCAAGGTGAAGGCAGGCGATGTTATTGCAGCATCAGGTTTTGGTGCTGGACTTACATGGGGTTCAGCTATTGTCAAATGGTGCTAATCATTCCGCGCGGTAAACATTTGCAACAACCAAACACCGTTCCGAGATTTCATGTACGTGGCCTAGGTTTAAGTCTTCCAGGGTCATTTGCCCTTTCCCTGTCCGACATTGTTTTTTGGGTTAAATCTCCGTCATTTTGCTTGCACATGAAACAGTGGTGCGTCCTTATTCATATATTCCTTTGGCTCGTTACACAGCTTGGCTGTCAGTGTGGTAACAAGTCTGGATTGTACTACTAGCTCTTTGTAGTTCAAGCGATGCGTAGAAATATTTAAATCCGGGATTGAACTTAGCTGGCCTTGAGGGAATATTAATATTGTAAAGTTACTGGGCCTTCTTAACAGGGTGCGCCCTGAAAAATTTTAATTGAACTGTGGTCAGCGTTCTGGCACTGATAATAAGCATGTAAGAAAGTGATGGATGTTTGTTGTAGGTCAATCCTGAATGAATGCTTCTTATTTGTTTGGAGTTTGTTGCTTTCACTTGTTACACTCTAGAACATTTTCTCTTCAATATTTGTTACTTTTGACGTTACAGTTCTCTCTCTCCTGTTATTACCGGCATTTCAGTATAAGCCCTTTCAGTTCTATCGTAGTGTAATTGTGTAAACATGGTATTGCCAAGAAGTTGAACTTTCCGTTAAATGTTCTATCATAGTGTAAACATGGTAGATAACTCTGTACAATCTCTTTACAATTTTCTTTTGTAATTTAATATAGTAACTGTTTCACGTAAACAAAAGAAGTTTGAACTTTCAGTTTTATCACTGTGTAAAACGTATTGCCAAGAAGTTGAACTGTTAAAGGGAGACAAAAGAATTGGCTACGCTGATAAAGATGATGAGATGAAATGTGACCGGCGGAAATTGGATCATGTAGTCAAGACAAAAACAAAGAAAGTTGAACTGTTTAAGGGATACAGATACAGAAGAATTTGATCATGCAGTCAAGACAAATgaagcaaggaaaaaaaaacactgaaaAAAATGATTCCATTGCCGGGATTTGAACCCGGGTCGCCTGGGTGAAAGCCAGGTATCCTAACCGGACTAGACGACAATGGAAATGTGATACTATTAGGTAGCATAATAATTTACTAATATTGATGATGAATCTACTTTCAACGCATCAGTGGCCTGGCCTTATTTCTTTTTGTGACACTTGAGACTTAGATCGCGTAGTGGGTGATGTGAACGACGTCCTCGGGCCTTGACGGCGGGTGGGTCTTGTTCCTCATCCGCAGCTGCTGGTACTCGCTGTACAGGAACCTCCTGTACCGCGGCGCCTCCCCGATCTTCTCCGTGTACTCCGGCAGCGGCTCAACCCATCTGTCGCCGTGAACGTTGAAGAAGAAGACCAGCGAGTGCCTGTGCACCGCCGGCTTCCTCACCACCCGGTGCGTCGCGCTCTTCATCTTGCCGTTGGTCAGCACCTTAACAATCATATCAGTAGACAAATGAACGGCAACATCACTCTCAAACCACtactagagaaaccatctttaatCGGTTGCCTAAAAAcaacaatagtcccggttgcttAAAACACCGAgagtaaaaatcatttttagtcccggtttaaaagtgcaatgatctttagtcccgattaatgttaccaaccgggattaaagatcatcTTTTGTACCGGTTTATTCATTAGCACGACGTGGCAGGTCTCCTAgtatttttaatcccggttggtataaacaaccgggactaaagatcagatttttagtcccggttgtttataccaaccaggactacaAATCAGTTTCCCACGTTAtttcaaccgagactaaaaatagacatttttagtcccggattcgtagtcccggttagaaAACCAGAACTATAGGGGGTTCCCAACCTTGGGACTAAAAAGCGATTCTCCAGCAGTGAACTAACAGTGCATAAATAAAAGAGTGACTAGCAATGTGAGCCACCTTTGCTGCCAAAGTTTTATTTTAAGACATCCATATATCCAGAACTAGGTAATTTTGCTATTGTTCTAGTTTGGATCATCCCAAGTAAGTTTTTTTAGTGCACATCAATAATCCCAAATACATTGGTTTCGACACATGACAAACTCTGCATGCCATATCTTTACCATAAGCTTATACAAAGCTAAAAAAGAGAGTTGGATGATCCACACTGTAAAACTAATAAAATTACCTAGGCTGTGTTTGGAACTACCGGTTCCCAGCTCATCCGCCTCATTTTCCacgcgcatgcttttcaaactgctaaacggtgtgtgttttttttaaaaaaaagttttgatacgaaagttgcttaaaaaaatcatattgatctatttttttaaaaaaaatagctaatacttaattaatcacgcgctaatagactGCTCCGCTTTCCGTATGCACAGTGTGTGTTGGGAACCTATGGTTTCAAACActgtttaaaattttaaaaaatcggTTTAAGTAAGGTTTAAAATAAAACTTTGACAGTAAAATGTGATCCAAATTACTACTCATTCTATATAAAACTTTGAATATAGTAGTGTTGTGCAGTCACCTGTATGACGTCGCCGATGTTGACGATGATGCTGCcctcgacggggtcgacggggacCCAGGCGCCATCCTTGAGGACCTCGAGGCCGCCAACGCCGTCCTGGAGAACGAAGGTGATGCAGTTGCCGTCCTCGTGCTCGCTGACGCCGTTGttctcctccgccgtcgccggggagTAGCGCAGCGCCGCAATGAAGTCGAAGCTGCGGTCGCCGTTGTACTCCTTGAGGAAGCCCGGCGGGAGGCCCATGCACTTGTTCAGGATCTCCTGGATGAGCACGCCCAGCTCCGTGAGCTTGCCGTACAACTCATATAATGCCTCCCTGATGAACAGTTTCTTTTAGAAATGATGACGAAAACGACGGATCTTTTAGGTAGAAAGCAACAATTTTCAGGGAGATGTATTCTAATCTTTTGGGTATACGTCCAACCATTTTTTAATATTAACtaaatactacctctgtttcatattataagactttctagcattgctcatattcatatatatgttaataatgaatctagacatatatgtgtgcctagattcattaacatctatatgaatatggacaatgctagaaagtcttataacatgaaacggagggagtagttataaaaaaatattttaatatatatccctatccctactattataaaaattaaagatatttttaccgGCACTTTTGGTACGTTATCTGTGTATGTGCATGAGTCGGTTTCttagttcgttcgcttttagaaatatagaTCCGTATTTGAATCAGGTTTGAAGTTCATTTGTTTTTGGAAATATATAACGAtaagaaatctatttaaaaaaaaactcacatgcaaACTTGACATGATTTTctagacaaatatatatatatatccaaacgaattctcacagtgaataataataagattaaaataggctggcattttttctagtatatgtTAATCCTATCTTattataaagttatcccccactaactcatTAAGCTTAACATaaaaagatgccacatcataatccattaacaagatgccacatcatcatccactaattaatataatgccacatcatcatccactaacgatcatcacatttaaacatcatgcaaacatgctatatctttatagtttttataatttaagagattttcaaatacaaacatgttaaattatcatccaacataattcacataatgtttcaatgtatatctttattatgttttatgatatcatatatacttatatactctctccgtttcacaatgttagccattttagcatttcccacattcatattgatgttaatgaatctagacatatatatctatctagattcattaacatcaatatgaatgtgaaaaatgttagaatgacttacattgtgaaacggatgaagtagttcatcctcacttagttagtgcttaaatgattattttatggtctaaattatctttctcttttttcctctaattaagtcatatcacatcaattgtttttagcctttagatgattaatttacggtccaaactatctccctacttttcttcttccataaagtcataccaccttactttttacgtttgaatcaccattctacatactatttaaatttaaattatcataaaccacattaatttacttaatctggtGTTATCTAACTAtcttacatgtttttttttgttatcatactaaatttccACAGCAATGCGCGGGATTTTACCTAGTATGTAATATATCAACGCACAAACTGTATCttgttaatttcttttttaaaaaatataactatttattTGGTATGTAAGAAATGGGTGGATGATCAACTAATCTTTAAAAGAGTTTCTCATAACTTCAGGCGAGTTATTGCAGTTTTGAGTTCTTGATGTGACCTGAATCCTGATGGCTCATCGGGGTACAGATTGAAGCCGAGCTGAGGGTCAAAGGCCAGCAGGTACTCGTTCTTGTCAGCGGAGTGCGCCGGCTGCCGCGCGTAGCCGGCAGGGAGGGGCGCCTCGGAGCCCTCGACCGGCCGGGCCTTGGCCTTCTCCTCGTCCGGCAGCGCGAAGAACGCGGCCGACAGCTCGAGCGCGCGCGCCATCAACTCGGCCGGCACGCCGTGGTTGACGGCGCGGAAGAACCCGTAGTCCCGGCACGCCTCGCGCACGGCACCGgtggcgctggcgctggcgcgggcgacgccgccctcgtcgtcgccggtggccaaGAACGGCGCCAGGTCCACGACggggagcgcgcccgcgccgacGTTGTTGGTAGCTGCCATGGCTCTGTGCAAGCTTTACTCTGATCTTCGCGATTTATGGAAGCGAGCAGTCGAGCAGAGGATCTTTTAGGGAGAGACTCGGAGATGCCGGTGATAGACAGTCCAGTCGCGATGTCTCTATCCGCGATAGAGAGGGACAAAACAACA
This window of the Oryza sativa Japonica Group chromosome 4, ASM3414082v1 genome carries:
- the LOC4337178 gene encoding beta-ketoacyl-[acyl-carrier-protein] synthase III A, chloroplastic, with protein sequence MVAASGLAPPRLAVSCPRAAGRGCGGHHRVGFLRSAPVALAGPAAAQLRCCASTVDDGVVSAAAAPKPRLPRVVGMGSKLIGCGSATPSLSVSNDDLSKIVETSDEWIAARTGIRNRRVLSGNETLRELSVQAAKKALEMAQVNADDVDLVLLCTSTPDDLFGGAAQVLAEVGCANAFGFDITAACSGFIIGLITATRFIKGGGIRNILVIGADALSQFVDWTDRGTCILFGDAAGAVLVQACSADEDGLLGFCVQSDGNGQKHLNCVSSHVESILSKTNGVPSFPPKKATFSNIEMNGKEVFRFAVRCVPQSIEKALEEAGLPASSIDWLLLHQANQRIIDAAASRLDIPSDKVISNLANYGNTSAASIPLALDEAVRAGKVKAGDVIAASGFGAGLTWGSAIVKWC
- the LOC4337180 gene encoding 1-aminocyclopropane-1-carboxylate oxidase, with protein sequence MAATNNVGAGALPVVDLAPFLATGDDEGGVARASASATGAVREACRDYGFFRAVNHGVPAELMARALELSAAFFALPDEEKAKARPVEGSEAPLPAGYARQPAHSADKNEYLLAFDPQLGFNLYPDEPSGFREALYELYGKLTELGVLIQEILNKCMGLPPGFLKEYNGDRSFDFIAALRYSPATAEENNGVSEHEDGNCITFVLQDGVGGLEVLKDGAWVPVDPVEGSIIVNIGDVIQVLTNGKMKSATHRVVRKPAVHRHSLVFFFNVHGDRWVEPLPEYTEKIGEAPRYRRFLYSEYQQLRMRNKTHPPSRPEDVVHITHYAI